A stretch of DNA from Campylobacteraceae bacterium:
TTGTTTTTTTGTAAACAATAAAATACTTTCTACAATGTTTTTTTGATTTTCATCTTTATGGATATTTTTAATTAAAGAACCGTCAATTTTTATAAAGTCAACTTTTAATTTAGCCAAATAAGAAAAATTAGAATAACCGCTACCAAAATCATCAATAGCAACTTTACAGCCATAACGTTTTACTTTATTGATAAAAGAAATAATATCTTCAAAGTTTTCAATTCCCTCTGATTCAACAATTTCTAAAATAAGTCTGGAGCCACACTTATATTCTTCTAATTTATCATAAAGGTATTTACGCGTAGTATAAGATAAAATATCTTGAATGGTTAAATTAATTGAGAATTCAAAATCAAGATCTTTAAACTTTTTAAAGGTTTTTTCAATCATAATTTTGGTGAGTTCCCCATATAATTTTGCTTTTTTAGCATGCTCTAAAAATAAATAAGGAGACAGAACTTTACCATCACGATCAATTAGTCTTATTAAGGCTTCATATTTACTTACTTTTTTTGTTTTATTATCAACTATAGCTTGATAATACGGAACAATCCTATCTTCTGTGATAGCTTGTTTTATTTTCTCTATCATAATAATATTGTTTCTGATTTTTTCTTTTAGGGATGTCTCTGCATTAAAAAATACAATTTTTTTCCTTTGTTCTTTTGCTTCTTTTAACGCAATATGTGCAAGCGTATAAATATTTTTTCCTTTTGCAAATGCCATACCAGAAGTAGTATTAATAGAAATATCATATTTAGCAATTTTATAATGAAGATTTTCAAGCTCAAGAATTTTAAAATTGATACTTTTTAATAAAGATTCCCACTCTTTAGGGCGTTTACTAACAATCGCAAATTCATCCCCTGTAATTCTAAAAATATTATTTCCAAAAATTTCTTTTAAATTTTTCGTAAAAAGTTTAAGTACATTATCTCCAATATTGTATCCGAAGTAGTTATTAATTTCTGAAAATCTGTCTAAGTTAATTAAAATAAGAAGATATTTTTTTTCTTTCTTTTCAAAAAGTTTTAATAAAGCCTCTCGATTATTTACTTGTGTTAATTTATCAATTAAACCTTCTTTAATAATCTTATCTTTTAAAAATATTTCACTTACATCGGTACGTATGCTTATGTACTCAATGATTTTTCCTTTTTTATCAAAAATAGGAATCATCACTGCTTTTACATAATATTCTTCCCCTTTTTTATTTTTATTTTTAAAAGTATTTTGCCAAACCTTACCTTTTATGAGGGCATTCCACATGTTTACAAATAAGGAAGTAGGGGTATCTGGATGTCTAATTATATTATGGTTTTGTCCCATAAGCTCTTCTCTTGTATATCCAGAAGTTTGACAAAACTTATCATTAACATAAATAATTTGACCTTGTGCATCTGTTTTAGAAACAATAGCACTCTCATCTAGGGCTATTTTGTATTGGTTTAATAAGTCCTGACTTGAGGTTAATTCTTCTTGAATAGTATCAATTAAGTGTGTTTGCGCAGAAATCTTTTTTGATAAAACTTCTTGTTCTTTATTTGTTTCAATTTTTTTATTGATATTATTTTCTGAAAGAGAAAGTGTAGTACTAGTATTGTTTAATAAATACGTTTTTCCATTGTTATTGAAAAACTCTCCATAAGTAAAAAATCCACTGTTTTTTCCAACTTTATTTAAGATAGTAAATTCATTGTGTGTTTCATCATAAATAAAATGTTTTCTTGCACTACAGGAATAAACAAAAAGTACTTCAATGGGATTTTGAAGTATTCTTTCTTGGTGTTTATAGGTATCGTTTAAACTGTCTGTTTCGTGCGTAACAGAAAACTTTACCCTGTCCCCTTCTTGAATTTTTCCTGAAAATAAATAAGCATTGTCTTGTGTTTTTTCTCTAATTGAGAGTGCAACATTCATTGTTTTTTCAGTTTTTATAAGAGGAAATTCGTAGTCAAAATTGGGTAGCTGAGCTGCTATTTGTTTTCCTAAATAATGCGAATAAACCTCTTGTATAGGTTTATTATCAAGCTCATATATAATGTTATTTTCACATCTACTTACAAGCATTTCTTTTCCTACTGTACTCCAAGTAAGTGAATAATCAGAATAAACATTTAATTCTGTTGAATTTAATGAAAGTAAAACAATACCTTCTTTATAAATAGTATTGTCTTTGATAATGAAATTTTCTTTTCCATGATCTTCTCCACTTGCGCAACCTCCAGCTATAACAAGCGATTTATTATTCTTAGTAAAAGCATCAAGAAAACCTTCCGAATCATTTTTAAAAGTTTCTGAAAAAATAATGCAGACTTTTGTATCCCTTTTAATAATATTTTTTGCTGCTTTTAAGCCTTGAGAATAATTGGCTTTTGGGTAATAATATGCTTTTACGCGGGTATGTTCGAAAAAACAAAAGGAGATAAGAATTCTATCATTACATAGTTTCCCATTATTTATTCCTCCTGCACTGGAAGCGCCAATAAGAACTGCATGTGGAAGGCTTTCCTGTAGGTGTAACAGAATTTTTTGTATTATCTTTGTATTAAAATCAGCACAAAAAAGTTGTATCATAATAGTCTTAGAAGAAGGAAAATTTAATATTTCTTCTTCTAATTTTGTATGCGTATAAAATATGTGGTTAACTAAGTGCATAATCTTTTGTCTTTATTTAATAATTTTAACTATTATAACAAAAGAAGCTTATTACTAGCTATGTAAAAAGAAAAATAACAATTTATTTTAGTCTTCAATTATATGTCCAACAAATTTGGACATATTATCAAGAATTTTTCCGCCTTTTCTAAAACCTAAAGCGCAGGCTTCATAAGCATAAAAAACACCTGCTTGATAA
This window harbors:
- a CDS encoding EAL domain-containing protein codes for the protein MHLVNHIFYTHTKLEEEILNFPSSKTIMIQLFCADFNTKIIQKILLHLQESLPHAVLIGASSAGGINNGKLCNDRILISFCFFEHTRVKAYYYPKANYSQGLKAAKNIIKRDTKVCIIFSETFKNDSEGFLDAFTKNNKSLVIAGGCASGEDHGKENFIIKDNTIYKEGIVLLSLNSTELNVYSDYSLTWSTVGKEMLVSRCENNIIYELDNKPIQEVYSHYLGKQIAAQLPNFDYEFPLIKTEKTMNVALSIREKTQDNAYLFSGKIQEGDRVKFSVTHETDSLNDTYKHQERILQNPIEVLFVYSCSARKHFIYDETHNEFTILNKVGKNSGFFTYGEFFNNNGKTYLLNNTSTTLSLSENNINKKIETNKEQEVLSKKISAQTHLIDTIQEELTSSQDLLNQYKIALDESAIVSKTDAQGQIIYVNDKFCQTSGYTREELMGQNHNIIRHPDTPTSLFVNMWNALIKGKVWQNTFKNKNKKGEEYYVKAVMIPIFDKKGKIIEYISIRTDVSEIFLKDKIIKEGLIDKLTQVNNREALLKLFEKKEKKYLLILINLDRFSEINNYFGYNIGDNVLKLFTKNLKEIFGNNIFRITGDEFAIVSKRPKEWESLLKSINFKILELENLHYKIAKYDISINTTSGMAFAKGKNIYTLAHIALKEAKEQRKKIVFFNAETSLKEKIRNNIIMIEKIKQAITEDRIVPYYQAIVDNKTKKVSKYEALIRLIDRDGKVLSPYLFLEHAKKAKLYGELTKIMIEKTFKKFKDLDFEFSINLTIQDILSYTTRKYLYDKLEEYKCGSRLILEIVESEGIENFEDIISFINKVKRYGCKVAIDDFGSGYSNFSYLAKLKVDFIKIDGSLIKNIHKDENQKNIVESILLFTKKQGLKTVAEFVENEEIFNVLKELDLDYSQGYYFSKPQKDL